In a single window of the Limnohabitans sp. 2KL-27 genome:
- the gshA gene encoding glutamate--cysteine ligase, whose translation MVPHLITALTGPINELEQRILDSMPAIERWFRLEWMEHTPPFYTSVDIRNAGFKLAPVDTNLYPGGWNNLTPEMLPLAVQAAQAAIEKICPEAKNLLIIPENHTRNTFYLTNVAQLQRIFHMAGLNVRLGSINPEIKEPTVIELPNGESVTLEPVVRTQHRLGLKDFDPCTILLNNDLSAGAPGILEELHEQFLLPPLHAGWSVRRKTKHFQSYEEVAKRFGKLLGIDPWLINPMFSQCGDVNFAEGTGMECLRSNVDALLTKIKRKYKEYGINEKPFVVVKADNGTYGMGIMTVRDVSDLDALNRKTRNKMNVIKDGQTVNDVIIQEGVLTNERINDAVAEPVVYMMDRYVVGGFYRVHAERGVDENLNAPGASFVPLAFADTPHLPQPGVKPGASVPNRFYMYGVIGRLAMLAASYELEATDPEAEVYD comes from the coding sequence CCATGCCCGCCATTGAGCGTTGGTTCCGTCTGGAATGGATGGAGCACACGCCCCCGTTCTACACCTCGGTCGACATCCGCAATGCGGGCTTCAAGTTGGCCCCGGTCGACACCAACCTTTACCCCGGCGGCTGGAACAACCTGACGCCCGAGATGCTGCCTTTGGCGGTGCAGGCCGCGCAGGCGGCCATCGAGAAGATCTGCCCCGAGGCCAAAAACCTGCTGATCATTCCCGAAAACCACACGCGCAACACCTTTTACCTGACCAATGTGGCGCAGCTGCAGCGCATCTTCCACATGGCCGGCCTGAATGTGCGCCTGGGCTCCATCAACCCCGAGATCAAGGAACCCACCGTCATCGAACTGCCCAACGGCGAGAGCGTGACGCTCGAACCTGTGGTGCGCACCCAGCACCGCCTGGGCCTGAAAGACTTCGACCCCTGCACCATCTTGCTCAACAACGACCTGTCGGCGGGTGCACCGGGCATTCTGGAAGAGCTGCACGAGCAATTTTTGTTGCCGCCCCTGCATGCGGGCTGGAGCGTGCGCCGCAAAACCAAGCATTTCCAGAGTTACGAAGAGGTGGCCAAGCGATTTGGCAAGCTGCTGGGCATCGACCCCTGGCTCATCAACCCGATGTTCAGCCAGTGCGGCGATGTCAACTTTGCCGAGGGCACGGGCATGGAGTGCCTGCGCAGCAATGTCGATGCGCTGCTGACCAAGATCAAGCGCAAATACAAGGAATACGGCATCAACGAAAAGCCGTTTGTGGTGGTCAAGGCCGACAACGGCACCTATGGCATGGGCATCATGACGGTGCGCGATGTGTCCGATCTGGATGCGCTCAACCGCAAGACCCGCAACAAGATGAACGTCATCAAGGACGGCCAAACCGTCAACGACGTGATCATCCAAGAAGGGGTGCTGACCAACGAGCGCATCAACGACGCCGTGGCCGAACCCGTGGTCTACATGATGGACCGCTACGTGGTGGGCGGCTTTTACCGCGTGCACGCCGAGCGCGGCGTGGACGAAAACCTCAATGCCCCGGGTGCCAGCTTTGTGCCTTTGGCCTTTGCCGACACCCCGCACCTGCCCCAGCCCGGTGTCAAACCCGGTGCCAGCGTGCCCAACCGCTTCTATATGTACGGTGTGATTGGCCGTTTGGCCATGCTGGCCGCCAGCTATGAACTGGAAGCCACCGACCCCGAGGCCGAGGTATACGATTGA